The following are encoded together in the Poseidonibacter lekithochrous genome:
- a CDS encoding ankyrin repeat domain-containing protein, whose amino-acid sequence MISITQDEEKRYEQLQLMALDFARVGNVIELSRMIEAGLSIDLSDNKGNSLIMLASYHRQEEMVSFLIKNGALVDKKNDRGQTPLAGVCFKGYLNIVKLLVENGANKYEDNGLGATPVTFASLFGHEDIVLYLTKKKPKKIYSFLSSIILFIKSLKSDK is encoded by the coding sequence ATGATTTCAATTACACAAGATGAAGAGAAAAGATATGAGCAATTACAATTAATGGCACTTGATTTTGCAAGAGTTGGGAATGTAATTGAATTATCACGAATGATAGAAGCTGGATTGAGTATTGATTTATCTGATAATAAAGGTAATAGCTTAATAATGTTGGCTTCTTATCATCGACAAGAAGAAATGGTCTCTTTTTTAATAAAAAATGGTGCCTTAGTAGATAAAAAAAATGATAGAGGACAGACACCCTTAGCTGGTGTTTGTTTTAAAGGATATTTGAATATTGTAAAATTATTAGTTGAGAATGGTGCAAATAAATATGAAGATAATGGCTTAGGAGCTACTCCTGTAACTTTTGCTTCTTTATTTGGTCATGAAGATATTGTTTTATATCTTACAAAGAAAAAACCAAAAAAGATTTATTCTTTTTTATCTTCAATAATTTTATTTATAAAATCTCTAAAATCAGATAAATAA
- a CDS encoding catalase — MKKTMTTTAGNPISDNQNSITAGERGPVLMQDYQLIEKLAHQNRERIPERVVHAKGSGAFGELEITHDISAFTKANVLQKGEKTRLLLRFSTVAGESGAADAERDVRGFALKFYTKEGNWDLVGNNTPVFFVRDPQKFPDFIHTQKRHPQSNLRSNTAAWDFWSLSPESLHQVTILMSDRGIPKSYRHINGYGSHTYSLINNENERFWVKFHFKTKQGIKTLTNEAASKVIASDRESNQRDLFENIENKNYPQWDFQIQIMNESQANNASFNPFDLTKVWPHSDYPMIDVGVMTLNENPKNYFNEIEQSSFSPSNIVPGISFSPDKMLQARILSYPDAHRYRVGTHYESLPVNRPIVEVNTYHTAGSMNYEEKEVTNAYYEPNSFDGAVQDASYSEPSLEISGNANRYDHNINNDNYSQVRDLFNLMSEYQKEQLFNNIAESMHGVPSEIIQRQLAHFEKVSVDYSNGVKKALDK; from the coding sequence ATGAAAAAAACTATGACTACAACAGCTGGTAATCCAATAAGTGATAACCAAAACTCAATAACAGCAGGGGAGAGAGGTCCTGTTTTAATGCAAGATTATCAATTAATTGAAAAACTTGCTCATCAAAATAGAGAACGTATACCTGAGAGAGTTGTACATGCTAAAGGAAGTGGTGCTTTTGGAGAATTAGAAATAACTCATGATATTTCTGCTTTTACAAAAGCTAATGTTTTACAAAAAGGTGAAAAGACTCGACTTTTACTTAGATTCTCAACAGTAGCAGGAGAATCAGGTGCTGCAGATGCTGAACGAGATGTGCGAGGTTTTGCCTTGAAGTTTTATACAAAAGAAGGAAATTGGGATTTAGTTGGAAATAACACTCCTGTATTTTTTGTTCGAGATCCTCAAAAATTCCCTGATTTTATTCATACTCAAAAAAGACACCCTCAAAGTAATTTAAGATCAAATACAGCTGCTTGGGATTTTTGGTCTTTAAGTCCAGAGTCTTTACATCAAGTTACTATTTTAATGTCTGATAGAGGAATTCCTAAAAGTTATAGACATATAAATGGTTATGGTTCACATACTTATAGTTTAATCAATAATGAAAATGAAAGATTTTGGGTTAAATTCCATTTCAAAACAAAACAAGGTATAAAAACTTTGACTAATGAAGCAGCCTCAAAAGTAATTGCTAGTGATAGAGAGAGTAATCAAAGAGATTTATTTGAAAATATTGAAAACAAAAACTACCCACAATGGGATTTTCAAATCCAAATCATGAATGAAAGCCAAGCAAATAATGCTTCTTTTAATCCTTTTGATTTAACAAAGGTATGGCCTCATAGTGATTATCCAATGATAGATGTTGGGGTTATGACACTAAATGAAAATCCAAAGAACTATTTTAATGAGATTGAACAATCGTCATTTTCTCCATCAAATATTGTTCCTGGTATTTCTTTTTCACCTGATAAGATGTTACAAGCAAGAATTCTATCTTATCCTGATGCACATAGATATAGAGTAGGGACTCACTATGAATCATTACCTGTTAATAGACCAATTGTAGAAGTAAATACATATCATACAGCTGGATCTATGAATTATGAAGAAAAAGAAGTTACAAATGCTTATTATGAGCCAAATAGTTTTGATGGTGCAGTACAAGATGCTTCTTATTCTGAACCAAGTTTAGAAATAAGTGGGAATGCCAATAGATATGATCATAATATAAACAATGATAACTATTCACAAGTAAGAGATTTATTTAATTTAATGAGCGAATATCAAAAAGAACAGTTGTTCAACAATATTGCAGAATCAATGCACGGAGTTCCAAGTGAAATTATTCAAAGACAATTAGCTCATTTTGAGAAAGTATCTGTTGATTATTCAAATGGAGTTAAAAAAGCTTTAGATAAGTAA
- the uvrA gene encoding excinuclease ABC subunit UvrA has translation MQDTIKIFNAKENNLKNINLEIPKNKLIVFTGLSGSGKSTLAFDTLYAEGQRRYIESLSAYARQFLDKVGKPDVERIEGLTPAIAIDQKTTSKNPRSTVGTITEVYDYFRLLYARVGKQHCHQCGDPISQMSASDIIDQVLKLPENSKIVITAPLINRKKGTFADLLESLRGKGYVRAMIDGVMARLDEEIELEKNKMHTIKVVIDRVVVKAESKERIAQDVEKGLKESFGELEIEVLNHEAVGVEKHIHYSEHMACFNCKISFEPLEPLSFSFNSPKGACSSCDGLGIRYALDMKKVVNDELPLEDGAIRIIYGFNKGFYFKMLIAYCEAAEIDVTIPFKELPEHQRKAVLHGGIEEAKFEWKRHKLTRKWEGIVKLAYDMIKDEKDMAEFMTEKTCDSCNGNRLKPSSQSVFVAGKTISEVINKPIEDAHAFFQDEKNFEYFSEKYQMISAPILKEIKERIFFLNDVGLGYITLGRDARTISGGEAQRIRVASQIGSGLTGVMYVLDEPSIGLHERDTSKLIKTLKALQEKGNTVIVVEHDKETIEAADYIVDIGPNAGKYGGEVVFNGTLKQMNKAKTLTAQYMTGKKKIDYQYNRPQEEFIEIKNVTINNIKDLDVKIPLKNLCAITGVSGSGKSSLILQTLLPVAKELLNHARKVKKVDGVEIEGLDVLDKVIYLDQSPIGRTPRSNPATYTGLMDELRGLFAKTKEAEIRGYKIGRFSFNVKGGRCEKCQGEGEIKIEMHFLPDIMVKCDDCLGQRYNTQTLEIYYKGKNISDVLNMSVDEALEFFIKVPKIHAKLKTLSDVGLGYITLGQNAVTLSGGEAQRIKLSKELSKKDTGNTLYVLDEPTTGLHFADVDRLTKVLHHLVDLGNSVLVIEHNLDVVKNSDWVIDMGPEGGNKGGLLVDEGTPKHLAANHKKSGSYTGYYLDKEFQN, from the coding sequence ATGCAAGATACTATTAAAATATTTAATGCTAAAGAAAACAATTTAAAAAATATTAATTTAGAAATACCAAAAAACAAGCTTATTGTTTTTACTGGACTTTCAGGTTCTGGTAAATCAACATTAGCTTTTGATACACTTTATGCGGAAGGTCAAAGACGATATATTGAGTCATTATCGGCTTATGCTAGACAGTTCTTAGATAAAGTAGGGAAACCAGATGTTGAAAGAATTGAAGGACTAACACCTGCAATTGCAATTGATCAGAAAACAACATCTAAAAATCCAAGATCAACAGTAGGAACAATCACAGAAGTTTATGATTATTTTAGACTTTTATATGCAAGAGTTGGAAAACAACATTGTCATCAATGTGGAGATCCAATTTCACAAATGAGTGCTTCTGATATTATTGATCAAGTACTAAAACTTCCTGAAAACTCTAAGATAGTAATTACTGCACCTCTTATTAATAGGAAAAAAGGTACTTTTGCTGATTTACTAGAATCTCTAAGAGGAAAAGGTTATGTAAGAGCCATGATTGATGGAGTTATGGCTAGACTTGATGAAGAAATTGAGCTTGAAAAAAATAAAATGCATACAATCAAAGTTGTAATTGATAGGGTTGTAGTAAAAGCTGAAAGTAAAGAAAGAATTGCACAAGATGTTGAAAAAGGTCTAAAAGAGAGTTTTGGGGAACTTGAAATAGAAGTTCTAAATCACGAAGCTGTAGGAGTTGAAAAACATATTCATTACTCTGAACATATGGCATGTTTTAATTGTAAAATCTCTTTTGAACCTTTAGAGCCTTTATCATTCTCATTTAACTCACCAAAAGGTGCTTGTTCATCTTGTGATGGTTTAGGTATTAGATACGCATTAGATATGAAAAAAGTAGTAAATGATGAACTACCTTTAGAAGATGGAGCTATTAGAATTATCTATGGTTTCAATAAAGGTTTCTATTTTAAAATGTTAATTGCTTATTGTGAAGCTGCCGAAATTGACGTTACTATTCCATTTAAAGAACTTCCAGAACACCAAAGAAAAGCTGTATTACATGGTGGAATTGAAGAAGCTAAATTTGAATGGAAAAGACATAAACTTACTAGAAAATGGGAAGGAATTGTTAAATTAGCTTATGACATGATCAAAGATGAAAAAGACATGGCTGAGTTTATGACAGAGAAAACTTGTGATTCTTGTAATGGTAATAGATTAAAACCCTCTTCTCAAAGTGTATTCGTTGCAGGAAAAACTATTAGTGAAGTTATCAATAAACCAATTGAAGATGCTCATGCCTTTTTCCAAGATGAGAAAAACTTTGAATATTTTAGTGAAAAATATCAAATGATTTCAGCTCCAATTTTAAAAGAGATTAAAGAGAGAATATTCTTCTTAAATGATGTAGGACTTGGTTATATTACTTTAGGTAGAGATGCTAGAACAATTTCAGGTGGAGAAGCTCAAAGAATTAGAGTTGCATCACAAATTGGTTCAGGTCTTACGGGTGTTATGTACGTACTTGATGAACCTTCAATTGGTTTACATGAAAGAGATACATCTAAACTTATTAAAACACTTAAAGCCTTACAAGAAAAAGGTAATACTGTAATTGTAGTTGAACATGATAAAGAGACTATTGAAGCTGCTGATTATATTGTAGATATTGGTCCAAATGCTGGTAAATATGGTGGAGAAGTTGTATTCAATGGAACACTTAAACAAATGAATAAAGCCAAGACTTTAACAGCTCAATATATGACTGGTAAGAAAAAGATTGATTACCAATACAATAGACCTCAAGAAGAGTTTATTGAAATTAAAAATGTAACTATTAATAATATTAAAGACTTAGATGTAAAAATTCCTCTTAAAAACCTTTGTGCAATTACAGGAGTTTCAGGTTCTGGTAAATCATCTTTAATTTTACAAACTTTATTACCAGTTGCAAAAGAGTTATTAAACCATGCAAGAAAAGTAAAAAAAGTTGATGGTGTAGAAATCGAAGGTTTAGACGTACTTGATAAAGTAATTTACTTAGACCAATCACCTATTGGAAGAACTCCAAGATCTAACCCTGCAACATATACAGGATTAATGGATGAACTAAGAGGTCTGTTTGCTAAAACAAAAGAAGCAGAAATCAGAGGTTATAAAATTGGTAGATTCTCATTTAACGTAAAAGGCGGTAGATGTGAAAAATGTCAAGGAGAAGGTGAAATCAAAATTGAGATGCACTTCTTACCAGATATTATGGTTAAATGTGACGACTGTTTAGGTCAAAGATATAACACACAAACTTTAGAGATTTACTACAAAGGTAAAAATATATCTGATGTATTAAATATGAGTGTAGATGAAGCATTAGAATTCTTTATAAAAGTACCAAAAATTCATGCCAAACTAAAAACACTTTCTGATGTTGGTTTAGGTTATATTACTCTTGGTCAAAATGCAGTAACACTATCAGGTGGAGAAGCTCAGAGAATTAAACTATCTAAAGAGTTAAGTAAAAAAGATACTGGAAATACTCTTTATGTATTAGATGAACCAACAACTGGGCTTCACTTTGCTGATGTTGATAGACTTACAAAAGTATTACATCACTTAGTTGATTTAGGAAATTCAGTATTAGTAATTGAACATAATCTTGATGTAGTTAAAAACTCAGACTGGGTAATTGATATGGGTCCTGAAGGTGGAAATAAAGGTGGGTTATTAGTTGATGAAGGTACACCAAAACACTTAGCAGCAAATCATAAAAAATCTGGTTCTTACACTGGATACTATTTAGATAAAGAGTTCCAAAACTAA
- a CDS encoding DUF309 domain-containing protein: protein MKIDYSIFNQETAIDRFIFAVENKYYVEAHELLEDDWNEFKRQGQREKALVLKGLINGATALALYHIKKKPHGHKKVWPAFEKYIPLLDEVELDQKEKFYKAKELLIELNNKLITE from the coding sequence ATGAAAATAGATTATTCAATATTCAATCAAGAAACAGCAATAGATAGATTTATCTTTGCTGTAGAAAATAAATATTATGTGGAAGCACATGAATTACTAGAAGATGATTGGAATGAATTTAAAAGACAAGGTCAAAGAGAAAAAGCTTTAGTTCTAAAAGGTTTAATTAATGGAGCAACAGCTCTTGCTTTATATCATATAAAGAAAAAACCTCATGGACACAAAAAAGTTTGGCCTGCTTTTGAAAAGTACATTCCCCTACTTGATGAAGTAGAGTTAGATCAAAAAGAGAAATTCTACAAAGCCAAAGAATTATTAATAGAACTAAATAACAAATTGATTACAGAGTAA
- a CDS encoding diguanylate cyclase — protein sequence MIIKKILLITLFIFSYLNADINLTAKEEAFLRNTNINAISTATWAPLNMYNDKKQLSGICIDFWELLKKKANIKSQTIIAKDWHTVLSNIENKSADITFGTSFDSKKLSYANFTTSYISFPIAFATLHDERFIPNASYLEGKTVAVGENYSSHIIMKKNFPKINFVPVKNTEEALKLLSAEKVDAVIDILPVIAHLISHKGYYNLKISGTSKYEVSMTFMIRKDYKELKSILDKYIIQITSMEKEAIIKEWLTVKFDKRIIDYKYIFQALILIFIIVLFYTFKKMDLKKYNEKIEKLSKIDSLTNLNNRQAIDSKLTKLKGKRFSLVLIDIDHFKEINDIYGHKSGDEVLIEFANILKINLKKNQDIGRWGGEEFLLIYEGQTESQAAIIANDLKYIIENHDFKIRKVTASFGISEANKDSDIKNVLANADNALYKAKERGRNQVIISSNLIS from the coding sequence ATGATTATAAAAAAAATTCTTTTAATTACACTATTTATCTTTTCTTATTTAAATGCAGATATAAATCTTACAGCAAAAGAAGAAGCCTTTCTTCGAAATACAAACATTAATGCCATAAGTACAGCAACTTGGGCACCTCTAAATATGTATAATGACAAAAAACAATTATCAGGAATCTGTATAGATTTTTGGGAACTGCTGAAGAAAAAAGCCAATATAAAATCACAAACAATTATTGCAAAAGATTGGCATACTGTTTTATCAAATATTGAAAATAAAAGTGCTGACATTACTTTTGGTACCTCTTTTGATTCAAAAAAACTATCTTATGCAAATTTCACTACTTCATATATCTCTTTTCCAATTGCTTTTGCAACTTTACATGATGAAAGATTTATTCCTAATGCTAGTTACTTAGAAGGTAAAACCGTAGCAGTTGGAGAAAACTATAGTTCTCATATAATTATGAAAAAGAACTTCCCTAAAATAAACTTTGTACCAGTTAAAAATACAGAAGAAGCACTAAAACTATTAAGTGCCGAAAAAGTGGATGCAGTAATAGATATATTACCTGTAATTGCTCATTTGATTTCCCATAAAGGCTATTATAATTTAAAAATCTCGGGAACAAGTAAATATGAGGTAAGTATGACATTTATGATAAGAAAAGATTACAAAGAATTAAAAAGTATTTTAGATAAATATATTATACAAATTACATCAATGGAAAAAGAAGCCATTATCAAAGAGTGGTTAACTGTAAAATTTGATAAAAGAATTATTGATTATAAATATATATTTCAAGCTTTAATACTTATTTTTATAATAGTTCTTTTTTATACCTTCAAAAAAATGGATTTAAAAAAATATAATGAAAAAATAGAAAAACTATCAAAAATTGATTCTTTAACAAATCTAAATAATAGACAAGCAATTGATTCAAAACTTACAAAACTAAAAGGAAAAAGGTTTTCTTTAGTTTTAATAGATATTGATCACTTTAAAGAAATCAATGATATTTATGGACATAAAAGTGGAGATGAAGTTTTAATAGAGTTTGCAAATATTCTAAAAATAAATCTAAAAAAGAATCAAGATATTGGAAGATGGGGAGGAGAAGAATTTTTATTAATATATGAAGGTCAAACAGAATCACAAGCTGCTATTATTGCCAATGATTTAAAATATATAATTGAAAACCATGATTTTAAAATAAGAAAAGTTACTGCTTCTTTTGGTATTAGTGAAGCTAATAAAGATAGTGATATAAAAAATGTATTAGCAAATGCAGATAATGCTTTGTATAAAGCTAAGGAGAGAGGAAGAAATCAAGTAATAATTTCTTCTAACTTGATTTCCTAA
- a CDS encoding CNNM domain-containing protein has product MEILVLLFFAVVGVSFLCSILESILLSTNVSYIAVLEKKNPTAGKLLKKLKGDIDISIASILILNTIANTLGATAIGVQAQNVFGGDKTLVMITSIVLTFLILFFAEIIPKTIGAVYWKQLAPIAGRIIKIFIFITYPLIIITQFVTKKIGSDNNDSISREELIHSTLLSEEEGIIGDLESDIIENTLTLNNMKIKDILTPRSVVYAIDKRNSIKDIIEDKRTFKFSRVPIYDGSIDNIVGLVLTKKLFKQALIDKDVTIESIMKPVISLNENIPVSKALNMFIQKKEHMFIVADSYDQTEGIVTLEDCIETLLGLEIMDESDTTPDMRRLALNKMKAKRKEKERESK; this is encoded by the coding sequence ATGGAAATCTTAGTCTTACTATTTTTCGCTGTTGTAGGAGTTTCATTCCTATGTTCTATTTTAGAATCTATCTTACTATCTACTAATGTATCGTATATTGCTGTCCTTGAGAAGAAAAACCCAACTGCTGGTAAACTTCTTAAAAAACTAAAAGGTGATATTGATATCTCTATAGCATCTATTCTTATTTTAAACACTATTGCAAATACACTTGGAGCAACTGCCATTGGGGTACAAGCACAAAATGTATTCGGTGGTGATAAAACACTTGTTATGATTACTTCAATTGTTTTAACTTTTTTGATTTTATTTTTTGCCGAAATTATTCCTAAAACAATCGGTGCAGTTTACTGGAAGCAACTAGCTCCAATTGCAGGAAGAATTATCAAAATATTTATTTTCATTACATACCCTCTTATTATAATCACACAATTTGTGACTAAAAAAATTGGTTCAGATAATAATGATTCAATATCAAGAGAAGAGTTAATTCACTCTACTTTATTAAGTGAAGAAGAAGGAATTATTGGAGATTTAGAATCAGATATTATAGAAAATACTTTAACTCTGAATAATATGAAAATCAAGGATATTTTAACTCCTAGATCTGTTGTTTACGCTATTGACAAAAGAAATTCAATAAAAGATATTATTGAAGACAAAAGAACTTTTAAATTCTCAAGAGTTCCTATTTATGATGGAAGCATTGACAATATTGTTGGTTTAGTTTTAACAAAAAAACTATTCAAACAAGCACTTATTGACAAAGACGTTACAATAGAATCTATTATGAAACCAGTTATTTCATTAAATGAAAATATTCCTGTATCAAAAGCATTAAATATGTTTATTCAAAAGAAAGAACACATGTTTATAGTGGCTGATTCATATGATCAAACAGAAGGTATTGTTACATTAGAAGATTGTATTGAAACACTTCTTGGATTAGAAATCATGGATGAATCCGATACAACTCCGGATATGAGAAGACTTGCTTTAAATAAAATGAAAGCAAAAAGAAAAGAAAAGGAGAGAGAAAGTAAATGA
- a CDS encoding carbonic anhydrase — protein sequence MSFKNTIISIFVVFVLALMIADGEPEPMAHWSYEGEEGPKNWSELDERYSMCIEGSNQSPINITNTIEAKLLPLELEDNSKGTTFINNGHTVQVNFAGGSTLTLDGKTYSLKQAHFHTPSENIIEGKSYPMEAHLVHASGSSLAVIGVMFEVSNDNTVLNKILRNLPENEGDSNELKSLVSGYELLPEIKDYYRFNGSLTTPPCSEGVKWVVLKTPVQISESQLKDFTSVMPENNRPVQEINARTILH from the coding sequence ATGAGTTTTAAAAACACGATAATTAGTATTTTTGTAGTATTTGTACTAGCGTTAATGATTGCAGATGGTGAACCTGAGCCAATGGCACACTGGTCTTATGAAGGTGAAGAGGGTCCAAAAAACTGGTCTGAACTTGATGAGAGATATTCTATGTGTATTGAAGGGTCAAATCAATCACCAATTAATATCACTAATACAATCGAAGCAAAACTTTTACCTTTAGAATTAGAAGATAATTCAAAGGGAACTACTTTTATTAATAATGGACATACTGTACAAGTAAACTTTGCAGGTGGAAGTACATTAACACTAGATGGTAAAACATATAGTTTAAAACAAGCTCATTTCCATACACCAAGTGAAAATATAATTGAAGGTAAATCTTACCCAATGGAAGCACATTTAGTTCATGCAAGTGGATCAAGTTTAGCAGTAATTGGTGTAATGTTTGAAGTTTCAAATGATAACACTGTATTAAATAAAATCTTAAGAAATTTACCTGAAAATGAAGGTGATTCAAATGAACTTAAATCACTTGTTTCTGGATATGAATTATTACCTGAAATCAAAGATTACTACAGATTTAATGGTTCTTTAACTACTCCACCTTGTTCTGAAGGTGTTAAATGGGTTGTGTTAAAAACTCCTGTACAAATATCTGAAAGTCAATTAAAAGACTTTACTTCTGTTATGCCTGAAAATAACAGACCAGTTCAAGAAATTAACGCAAGAACTATCTTACACTAA
- a CDS encoding HugZ family protein, which translates to MKNLNEFIQDFQSLTLSTNDKQNNPFSSYAPFVKDNNHYYVFISDMAKHTHNLRENKNCSLFFIEDEKECSNIFARKRAMIQCESIEFEKETNEESNILELFENKFDKKMVDMLKAMKDFHIFQFKPFYGEATFGFGKAYNLGGEGFSDFVERENTGSGHGHK; encoded by the coding sequence ATGAAAAATTTAAATGAGTTTATACAAGATTTCCAAAGTTTAACACTAAGCACAAATGACAAACAAAACAATCCTTTTTCTTCTTATGCACCTTTTGTAAAAGATAATAATCATTACTATGTATTTATTTCCGATATGGCAAAACATACTCATAATCTAAGAGAAAATAAAAACTGTAGTCTTTTCTTTATTGAAGATGAGAAAGAGTGTTCAAATATATTTGCAAGAAAAAGAGCAATGATACAATGTGAAAGTATTGAGTTTGAAAAAGAGACAAATGAAGAATCAAATATTTTAGAATTATTTGAAAATAAATTTGATAAAAAAATGGTAGATATGTTAAAAGCAATGAAAGACTTTCATATCTTTCAATTTAAGCCATTTTATGGTGAAGCAACGTTTGGCTTTGGTAAAGCATATAATCTTGGAGGAGAAGGCTTTAGTGACTTCGTTGAGAGAGAAAACACTGGTTCTGGACATGGTCATAAATAA
- a CDS encoding DoxX family protein, with product MKNIISLLRISLGIIFLWYGMLKFFPELSPAEDLAINTINWMFNGLISSEISIKLLALWEVLVGIGFILGVYTRYITILFLIHMVLTFLPLFIFPELSFTKAPYAFTIVGQYIVKNIVFILVGILILKVENEKRLLNKSSI from the coding sequence TTGAAAAATATAATAAGCTTATTGAGAATTTCTTTGGGAATAATATTCTTATGGTACGGAATGTTGAAGTTTTTCCCAGAGTTAAGTCCTGCAGAAGATTTAGCAATTAATACAATTAATTGGATGTTTAATGGATTAATATCATCAGAAATTTCAATTAAATTATTAGCTTTATGGGAAGTTCTTGTTGGAATTGGTTTTATTCTTGGAGTATATACACGATATATTACTATACTATTTTTAATTCATATGGTTTTGACTTTCTTACCTCTATTTATTTTTCCAGAACTTAGTTTTACAAAAGCACCTTATGCTTTTACAATTGTAGGACAATATATAGTTAAGAATATTGTATTTATATTAGTTGGAATTCTAATATTAAAAGTAGAAAATGAGAAGAGATTATTAAATAAAAGTAGTATTTAA
- a CDS encoding ankyrin repeat domain-containing protein — translation MSNNIIINRSFSEILSSELFFNLDNKSTFELLLLNGADINHSNKSGWNLLFEAVSLGLDDKIEQLLSLGLNLNVRDDNGRNALFWAIYNRKFKVIRKLIELGINRNVTDSLSAINYAVYKNDVKMIKCLKNCGLDINEFDSVKSTPLIYAVLYNKLQSIDYLINNGALINHEDDLGNSALSLAYDLKIEFLIDKFKIVIKG, via the coding sequence ATGTCAAATAATATTATAATTAATAGGTCTTTTAGTGAAATACTATCAAGTGAATTATTTTTTAACTTAGATAATAAAAGTACTTTTGAACTATTACTGTTAAATGGTGCAGATATTAATCATTCAAATAAAAGTGGTTGGAATTTATTATTTGAAGCAGTATCTTTAGGTTTAGATGACAAAATAGAGCAATTACTATCTCTTGGACTAAATTTGAATGTAAGAGATGATAATGGAAGAAATGCACTTTTTTGGGCGATATATAATCGTAAGTTTAAAGTTATTAGAAAACTAATTGAACTTGGTATTAATAGAAATGTAACAGATAGTTTATCTGCGATAAATTATGCGGTTTACAAAAATGATGTAAAAATGATTAAGTGTTTGAAAAATTGTGGTTTAGATATTAATGAGTTTGACAGTGTAAAATCAACACCATTAATCTATGCAGTTTTATATAATAAGTTGCAAAGTATTGATTATCTTATTAATAATGGGGCTTTAATTAACCATGAAGATGACTTAGGAAATAGTGCGCTAAGCTTAGCTTACGATTTAAAAATTGAGTTTTTAATTGATAAGTTTAAGATAGTTATTAAAGGCTAA